From the genome of Argentina anserina chromosome 4, drPotAnse1.1, whole genome shotgun sequence, one region includes:
- the LOC126792144 gene encoding uncharacterized protein LOC126792144 has protein sequence MVKDCMEYAQKCQACQFHANFIHQPPEPLHPTIASHPFDIWAMDAIGPITLKSSVGHMYILAATDSFSKCAEAISLKEIKKENVVHFITGSIIQRYGIPQCIITDNAKYFSNTATENLSKKFHFRLHFSSMYNAPANGLAEAFNKTLCNILKKTISKKQRD, from the coding sequence ATGGTCAAGgattgtatggagtatgcaCAAAAATGCCAAGCTTGTCAGTTTCATGCGAACTTCATTCATCAACCACCTGAGCCATTGCATCCGACAATTGCTTCGCACCCGTTCGATATCTGGGCAATGGATGCAATCGGACCCATTACCCTGAAATCATCAGTtggtcatatgtacattctgGCAGCCACGGATTCCTTCTCAAAGTGCGCAGAAGCGATATcgctgaaagaaataaagaaagaaaatgttgtgcACTTCATTACTGGAAGCATTATACAACGCTATGGTATACCGCAatgcatcatcacagacaACGCCAAGTACTTCTCGAATACCGCAACAGAAAATTTGAGCAAGAAATTTCACTTCAGGCTTCACTTCTCTTCGATGTATAACGCTCCGGCAAATGGATTGgcagaagcattcaataaaacgctatgtaacattttgaagaaaactatCAGCAAGAAGCAGAGGGATTGA
- the LOC126791825 gene encoding shewanella-like protein phosphatase 2 — MENQKGKSSAACKDLPALLTSFIDTFVDFSVTGHFLLPENPIPFPQAQSPPPPLQTHYPPQDRLIAIGDLHGDLAKTKQSLRLANLIDSSDKWVGGSSTVVQVGDVLDRGGDELKILYFLEKLRREAARCGGTLITMHGNHEIMNVEGDFRYVTKEGLDEFVNWADWYMIGNRMKALCKGLEKPRDPFEGLPLLFNNVKPEFAEGFRARIAALRPYGPVTGRFLSKNVTVLVVGDSVFVHGGLLAKHVSYGLEKMNEEVREWISGVKGRLAPEYCRGANSVVWLRKFSNEFADKCDCSALEHVLATIPGAKRMIMGHTIQEFGINGACNERAIRIDVGMSKGCGNGLPEVLEINKNSSLRILTSNPLYQKKYISSADAGRREGVGLLEHGPRQVEVKA, encoded by the coding sequence atggAGAACCAGAAAGGCAAGAGCTCAGCAGCATGCAAAGACCTTCCTGCTCTCCTCACCTCTTTCATCGACACCTTCGTCGACTTCTCCGTTACCGGACATTTCCTCTTACCTGAAAACCCCATTCCCTTTCCCCAAGCTCAATCTCCCCCGCCCCCCTTGCAGACCCACTACCCTCCCCAGGACCGTCTCATCGCCATCGGCGATCTCCACGGCGACCTTGCCAAGACCAAGCAATCTCTCAGGCTCGCCAATCTGATCGACAGCTCTGACAAATGGGTCGGAGGCTCCTCCACCGTGGTCCAGGTCGGCGACGTCCTTGACCGAGGCGGCGATGAGCTCAAAATCCTCTATTTCCTCGAGAAGCTGAGGCGTGAAGCAGCCAGATGCGGCGGCACCTTAATTACCATGCACGGCAACCACGAGATTATGAATGTGGAAGGAGATTTCAGGTACGTGACCAAAGAGggtttggatgagtttgtgaATTGGGCTGATTGGTACATGATTGGAAACCGAATGAAAGCTCTTTGTAAAGGCCTGGAAAAGCCTCGGGACCCCTTTGAGGGTCTCCCTTTGCTCTTCAACAATGTCAAGCCGGAGTTCGCAGAGGGTTTTAGGGCCAGAATCGCCGCATTGAGGCCTTATGGTCCCGTCACCGGTCGGTTCTTGTCCAAGAATGTGACAGTGTTGGTTGTGGGGGACTCGGTTTTCGTCCACGGTGGGCTTTTGGCAAAGCACGTTTCATATGGATTGGAGAAGATGAATGAGGAGGTGAGGGAGTGGATTAGTGGGGTGAAGGGGAGATTGGCACCCGAGTATTGCCGTGGGGCGAATTCTGTGGTTTGGTTGAGGAAGTTTTCTAATGAGTTTGCAGACAAGTGTGATTGTTCGGCACTGGAACATGTTTTAGCAACTATTCCTGGTGCTAAGAGGATGATCATGGGTCATACCATTCAGGAGTTTGGGATTAATGGTGCTTGCAATGAGAGAGCTATTCGGATTGATGTTGGTATGTCCAAAGGCTGTGGTAATGGCTTGCCTGAAGTTTTGGAGATCAATAAAAATTCAAGTTTGAGGATCCTGACATCGAACCCATTGTACCAGAAGAAGTACATTTCTTCTGCTGATGCTGGGAGGAGGGAAGGCGTTGGATTGTTGGAGCATGGACCTAGACAAGTGGAAGTGAAGGCTTGA